Proteins co-encoded in one Micropterus dolomieu isolate WLL.071019.BEF.003 ecotype Adirondacks linkage group LG19, ASM2129224v1, whole genome shotgun sequence genomic window:
- the LOC123957655 gene encoding zona pellucida sperm-binding protein 4-like, producing MAGVRVELLVVLTAALLVSVEGWARIKKVQRTNVYESRQRSEPRSVTLPGDSREDDDGEDAVLEDSLLQVEGATNSGNFYNFANGDQTNAVDSSPRTWRRGTDGGFQMEFDNIPSRSHTSSTSQRQTGINVVCSDVGFQITLPTGSLSEVKVVGSKDLLSVMDAPESCGYEVNPLTNTLAVPFTGCYVKRNDLYSLQLLYVNEFDQTQVATASCERSLKLDPGCGIPTGEQVTCGQSGISSSDCKMMGCCVDSSTSACYYPMDECTVDQHFVFAIRANSASIPVDPTKLVITGSTNCKPVIVNDKVAIFKFNVTECGVHAYEVGETMIYLAEVQTVVQSLTLQYGVITTRDPLRFMVECRYSKAGVALQSLASAGYMVKTPSSSLPSAVLSNGLYAVDLRIAKDQTYSSYLPTNNRPLRLLLGNPVYLELRLISPKPDAVILVNYCVAYPRSARNALVLIYEGCPNLYAPNVSVLKIIDSTNRHQRRLVIEAFQFIVQKTNRYLDEEIYFMCSTEVCFEADRPCEQRCFDGKAP from the exons ATGGCTGGTGTTAGAGTTGAGCTGCTGGTAGTCCTGACTGCGGCTCTGCTGGTTTCAGTAGAGGGATGGGCGCGGATCAAGAAAGTTCAGCGTACTAATGTTTATGAGAGTCGCCAGCGGTCTGAACCACGAAGTGTTACCTTGCCAG GTGACAGCAGGGAGGACGATGATGGTGAAGATGCAGTTCTTGAGGATTCATTACTTCAAGTTGAAGGTGCCACCAACAGTGGAAACTTCTACAATTTTGCCAACGGAGACCAGACTAACGCAGTAGATTCTAGTCCAAGAACATGGCGCAGAGGTACTGATGGTGGCTTCCAGATGGAATTTGACAATATCCCTTCAAGGAGCCACACCAGCAGTACCAGTCAGCGTCAGACTGGGATAAATGTGGTTTGCAGTGACGTTGGCTTCCAAATTACTCTGCCGACAGGTTCATTAAGTGAGGTTAAAGTTGTGG GCTCAAAGGACTTGCTGTCCGTTATGGATGCTCCAGAGTCTTGTGGTTATGAAGTGAACCCTCTGACTAACACCTTGGCTGTACCCTTCACCGGGTGCTATGTGAAACGG AATGACCTCTACAGCCTGCAGTTGTTGTATGTCAACGAGTTTGATCAGACACAAGTTGCTACTGCATCTTGTGAGAGGAGTCTGAAGTTGGACCCAG GTTGTGGCATCCCCACAGGGGAGCAGGTGACTTGTGGCCAGTCAGGAATATCGTCCTCAGACTGTAAAATGATGGGATGCTGTGTGGATTCTTCTACATCTGCCTGCTACTACCCAATGGATG AGTGCACTGTCGATCAACACTTTGTGTTCGCCATTCGTGCCAACTCTGCATCCATCCCTGTGGACCCCACAAAGCTTGTTATTACTGGGAGTACAAACTGTAAACCAGTCATTGTCAACGACAAAGTTGCCATCTTTAAGTTCAACGTTACAGAATGTGGAGTTCATGCTTAT GAAGTTGGTGAGACGATGATCTACCTGGCTGAAGTGCAGACTGTCGTCCAATCTCTAACCCTCCAGTATGGCGTAATTACAACACGTGATCCGCTCAG GTTCATGGTTGAGTGTCGCTATAGCAAAGCAGGCGTTGCTCTGCAGTCACTAGCCAGCGCTGGCTACATGGTGAAGACCCCGAGTTCCAGCTTGCCATCAGCGGTCCTCTCTAATGGCTTGTATGCTGTTGACTTGAGAATTGCTAAAG ATCAGACGTATTCAAGCTACTTGCCCACAAACAATCGGCCTTTGCGACTGCTGCTTGGCAATCCAGTCTATCTTGAGCTGCGCCTGATCTCTCCAAAACCAGATGCGGTAATCCTCGTCAACTACTGTGTAGCTTACCCTCGCTCTGCAAGGAATGCTCTGGTGCTTATTTATGAAGG GTGTCCCAACCTTTATGCTCCAAATGTGTCGGTCCTTAAAATCATTGACTCCACAAATCGTCACCAGAGGCGGCTCGTGATTGAAGCGTTCCAGTTTATTGTTCAAAAGACAAACCGATACCTTGATGAAGAA ATCTATTTCATGTGCTCTACAGAAGTGTGTTTTGAAGCAGATAGGCCATGTGAACAACGGTGCTTTGATGGAAAG GCACCATAA